From the genome of Maribacter algicola, one region includes:
- a CDS encoding DUF6787 family protein produces MQRLKQRWGIENNLQLIIIFFVFAITGSSSVYVAKPFLDLIGLQQENFPETWWSTIAYWTLRILLIFPFYQVLLVVYGWIFGQFKFFWTFEKKMLKRMGLGFLFKG; encoded by the coding sequence ATGCAGAGATTAAAACAGCGTTGGGGAATAGAAAATAATCTTCAACTCATTATTATATTCTTCGTTTTTGCAATAACCGGGTCTTCTTCGGTCTATGTTGCCAAACCTTTTTTAGATTTAATTGGTCTCCAGCAAGAAAATTTCCCCGAAACTTGGTGGAGTACCATAGCATATTGGACATTACGTATTCTTCTGATATTCCCATTTTACCAAGTGCTTTTGGTGGTCTATGGATGGATTTTTGGACAGTTTAAGTTCTTTTGGACCTTTGAAAAAAAGATGCTCAAAAGAATGGGGTTGGGTTTTTTGTTTAAGGGTTAA
- a CDS encoding TonB-dependent receptor: MKYYLILLVVFMGISLKAQDCNSILVGEVYDFHDNRPLTGAIISITGMDRTTISKEDGKFSFRNLCNGVMELEVSHPSCTTKFVIITISGDTFEKVFLEHHLEELKEVKVVGNTPKNTNSGQEEQLSLRDIERSSGNSLGDALKKIAGVSTLNTGGNIVKPVIQGLNGSRILILNNNVRMQDMEWGDEHAPNVDINANQGISVIKGAAALEYGGDAVGGVIVLDPLPIVRKDTLFGKTQMNLFSNGRGGNITSMLTKSYNSGLFVKAQGSYKLLGDLEAPDYVLSNTGIRQMGISLNVGKRDFVQGWEAYYSFFDTEIGILRASHIGNVDDLIQSINNERPNVINDFTYDIARPNQEVSHHLAKLNYYRRVEGFGKWTIQYDFQKNRRFEYDIRVGDDADKASLDLQLTTHSVLADLKFDAREGFDLKVGVLGRYQNNFANPATGVRRLIPDYDKYDLGAYGVAEYHLNDSWTIDGGLRYDFNRINAKKFYRSSRWEERGYDQDFGEIVIEDLGTQLLTNPIFNFHNFSGSTGLNYEMDGENLLRVNYVYSQRSPNPSELFSDGLHHSAARIELGDLRIQSEKSSKISISLERNSLEWGYTLAPYLNRINDFIILEPTGAEFTIRGAFPVWSYRQTNASLIGFDASIFKNWNNNIRTEHKFSWVRGTDTKTDIPLINIPAANLNNSIEFKIPAWNNFTFGMESRFVFEQKRFPPNITVFSPEQQQDVLLAINTPPPAYHLLDLNAETSFSLKNDNDLTLGLGATNLLNTSYRDYLNRLRYFVDDMGRNINLRIIYHY, translated from the coding sequence ATGAAGTATTATTTAATACTACTTGTCGTATTTATGGGCATTAGTTTAAAGGCCCAGGATTGTAATTCCATTTTAGTGGGAGAAGTCTATGATTTTCATGATAACCGTCCACTAACGGGAGCTATCATTTCAATTACGGGTATGGACCGGACTACCATTTCCAAGGAAGATGGAAAGTTCAGTTTTAGAAACCTATGTAATGGTGTTATGGAATTGGAGGTCTCGCATCCTTCGTGTACCACGAAATTTGTGATAATTACCATCAGCGGGGATACCTTTGAAAAGGTTTTTTTAGAACATCATCTGGAAGAATTGAAAGAGGTTAAGGTTGTAGGTAATACTCCCAAAAACACGAATTCTGGTCAGGAGGAACAATTATCCCTGAGGGATATTGAGCGGAGCAGTGGTAACAGCCTTGGAGATGCCTTGAAGAAAATTGCAGGTGTATCTACCTTGAATACAGGGGGCAACATTGTAAAACCTGTGATACAGGGGTTGAACGGCAGTAGAATTTTAATACTCAACAACAACGTACGCATGCAGGACATGGAATGGGGAGATGAGCACGCGCCTAATGTGGATATTAATGCCAATCAAGGGATAAGCGTTATCAAAGGTGCCGCTGCCCTCGAATACGGTGGTGATGCCGTTGGAGGTGTGATTGTTTTAGATCCTTTGCCCATTGTAAGAAAAGATACGCTTTTTGGAAAGACACAAATGAACCTCTTTTCAAATGGTCGTGGCGGAAATATTACCAGTATGCTTACCAAATCCTATAACTCCGGTCTATTTGTAAAAGCGCAAGGGTCCTATAAGCTTTTGGGTGATTTGGAAGCACCGGATTATGTGTTGTCCAATACGGGGATACGTCAAATGGGTATTTCTTTGAATGTTGGCAAAAGAGATTTTGTGCAAGGCTGGGAAGCGTATTATTCCTTCTTCGATACCGAAATTGGAATTCTTAGGGCTTCTCATATTGGTAATGTGGATGACCTGATTCAATCCATCAATAATGAACGTCCAAATGTCATTAACGACTTTACCTATGATATTGCGAGGCCCAATCAAGAGGTTTCCCACCATCTTGCAAAACTGAATTACTACCGCAGAGTTGAAGGTTTTGGAAAGTGGACCATACAATATGATTTTCAGAAAAACCGTAGGTTCGAATATGATATTCGGGTAGGTGACGATGCGGATAAGGCATCCTTGGACCTGCAACTGACTACCCATTCCGTTTTAGCGGACCTCAAGTTCGATGCAAGGGAGGGCTTTGACCTAAAGGTAGGTGTTTTGGGAAGGTATCAAAACAATTTTGCCAATCCTGCAACTGGTGTCAGAAGGCTCATACCAGATTATGATAAATATGATCTTGGGGCATATGGAGTTGCCGAGTATCACCTAAATGATTCTTGGACCATAGATGGAGGTTTACGCTATGATTTCAATAGGATAAACGCCAAAAAGTTTTATCGCAGCTCTAGATGGGAAGAAAGAGGCTATGACCAGGATTTCGGAGAAATTGTAATTGAGGATTTGGGAACTCAACTCCTTACCAATCCAATATTCAATTTTCACAATTTTTCCGGTAGTACTGGCCTTAATTATGAAATGGACGGCGAAAACTTGTTGAGGGTGAACTATGTCTATTCCCAAAGGTCGCCCAATCCATCTGAACTCTTCAGTGACGGACTCCATCATTCAGCTGCAAGAATTGAATTGGGAGATTTACGTATACAGAGTGAAAAATCGTCAAAGATTTCGATTTCGTTGGAAAGAAATTCCTTGGAATGGGGATATACCCTTGCACCTTATTTGAACAGGATTAACGATTTCATCATCTTGGAACCAACCGGTGCAGAATTTACCATTAGGGGCGCCTTCCCTGTTTGGTCATACAGGCAAACAAACGCTTCATTGATTGGTTTTGACGCATCTATTTTTAAAAATTGGAACAATAATATACGTACGGAACATAAATTTTCTTGGGTTCGCGGTACCGATACCAAAACCGATATCCCATTGATAAATATTCCGGCGGCAAACTTGAACAATAGTATTGAATTTAAAATTCCAGCATGGAATAACTTTACGTTTGGCATGGAAAGTCGATTTGTTTTTGAACAAAAAAGATTTCCCCCAAACATTACCGTATTCTCTCCTGAACAGCAACAAGATGTACTTTTGGCCATCAATACACCACCGCCGGCCTATCATCTACTCGACCTTAACGCGGAAACATCCTTCTCGCTTAAGAACGATAATGATTTAACCTTAGGGCTGGGTGCAACCAACCTATTAAATACTTCCTACCGGGATTATTTGAACAGGTTACGATATTTTGTTGATGATATGGGAAGAAATATTAATCTAAGAATCATTTATCATTATTAA
- a CDS encoding type 1 periplasmic binding fold superfamily protein: protein MNTIKLKMQNSSLKSILVLCFMAFGFMSCDNDDDNPAPIDEEEVITTMNVRLTASGSPVTLRSQDLDGDGPNPPEITVSGNLVANTTYNGSIELLNETETPAEDITVEVEEEDEEHQFFFTATGAITSVDYDDEDGDGNPVGLSFTLTTGDAGSGTLQITLRHEPKKPNDGTLADAGGETDIVQTFTLVVE, encoded by the coding sequence ATGAATACAATTAAATTAAAAATGCAAAACAGTTCGCTCAAATCGATTCTAGTCCTATGCTTTATGGCATTTGGCTTTATGTCATGTGACAATGACGACGATAATCCAGCGCCCATTGACGAGGAAGAGGTCATAACCACAATGAACGTTAGATTGACGGCTTCTGGTAGCCCTGTAACTTTAAGGTCCCAAGATTTGGACGGTGATGGGCCCAATCCTCCAGAAATTACGGTTTCAGGAAACTTGGTTGCAAATACCACCTATAATGGGAGTATCGAGCTATTGAACGAGACGGAAACTCCCGCGGAGGATATCACTGTGGAAGTTGAAGAAGAAGATGAAGAACATCAATTCTTTTTTACGGCTACAGGTGCGATTACGAGTGTTGATTACGATGACGAGGATGGTGATGGAAACCCGGTCGGTCTGAGTTTTACCTTGACTACGGGTGATGCGGGGAGCGGAACCCTACAAATTACCTTACGTCATGAACCCAAAAAGCCAAATGATGGAACTTTGGCCGATGCGGGCGGGGAAACAGATATCGTTCAAACCTTCACTTTGGTAGTGGAGTAA
- a CDS encoding monoheme cytochrome C, with product MKKQLTIYLSIAGLLLLLIGAIFFFLNESEIKSTGGTHLVEVEPKVENPDLIVEGVHVRTGLVDAVGLQEVITNCTTCHSSKLIIQNRMGKEQWNATIRWMQETQGLWDLGENQKIIVDYLTTNYPTFKKGRRAALTDIEWYPLDTK from the coding sequence ATGAAAAAACAGCTAACTATATATTTGTCCATTGCAGGTCTATTACTTTTGTTGATAGGCGCGATTTTTTTCTTTTTAAATGAATCGGAAATAAAGAGTACAGGTGGTACCCATTTGGTTGAAGTAGAGCCAAAAGTTGAAAACCCGGACCTTATTGTTGAAGGAGTGCATGTTAGAACGGGTTTAGTGGATGCCGTGGGCCTACAGGAGGTCATTACCAATTGTACGACCTGTCATTCCTCAAAATTGATCATTCAAAATAGAATGGGCAAGGAACAGTGGAACGCAACCATACGGTGGATGCAGGAAACACAAGGGCTTTGGGATTTGGGAGAAAATCAAAAGATTATTGTAGATTATCTCACTACAAACTATCCCACTTTTAAAAAAGGTAGGAGAGCGGCCCTAACGGACATTGAATGGTATCCCTTGGATACAAAATAA
- a CDS encoding sulfite oxidase: MKRRNFVKKAGLGGLSTVVLTDIVFRHFMPPDYVPLAFQDPNPFKMFNKDPEMVLLNDKPWNMEAMAHLLNDAVTPNKYMFIRNNGIIPENIDAKNWVLTIDGESVKQEKSYAIQDLKSKFKRYTYQLTLECGGNGRSEFDPPAKGNQWTVGAVSCAEWTGVRLRDVLEDVGIKSDAVYIGYHGADIHLSRNPSKEPISRGVPMLKALQNETLLAFEMNGEDIPLAHGFPLRLVAGGWPASVSGKWIQRISVRNKIHDGEKMGGDSYRVPCETVAPGEEVPDENMCIIESMPVKSLITYPKSGAIIELGSNFHISGHAWAGELEVSEMEFSIDFGSSWQKCSLSRPVNRLAWQRFESNLKFTKKGYYEVWARATDSEGNKQPMVLPGWNPKGYLNNACHRIAVKVV; this comes from the coding sequence TTGAAAAGAAGAAATTTTGTCAAAAAAGCGGGTCTAGGTGGCCTTTCCACCGTAGTATTAACCGATATCGTTTTCAGGCATTTCATGCCTCCGGATTATGTTCCATTGGCCTTTCAAGACCCAAATCCCTTTAAAATGTTCAACAAGGACCCTGAAATGGTCCTGCTCAACGATAAGCCATGGAATATGGAGGCAATGGCTCATCTTCTCAATGATGCGGTCACTCCCAACAAGTATATGTTCATTAGGAATAATGGGATTATTCCTGAGAATATTGATGCCAAAAATTGGGTTTTGACCATAGATGGCGAATCTGTTAAACAAGAGAAATCATATGCTATACAGGATTTAAAATCAAAATTCAAAAGGTATACTTATCAATTGACATTGGAATGTGGCGGAAACGGAAGAAGTGAATTCGATCCCCCCGCCAAGGGCAACCAATGGACCGTAGGGGCCGTATCCTGCGCCGAATGGACCGGCGTGAGATTGCGTGATGTGTTAGAGGATGTAGGTATAAAATCAGATGCAGTTTATATAGGATATCATGGTGCTGATATACATCTAAGCAGAAACCCCTCCAAAGAACCCATTTCAAGGGGTGTTCCCATGTTAAAGGCCCTTCAAAATGAAACCCTATTGGCTTTTGAGATGAATGGGGAAGACATTCCTTTGGCCCACGGTTTTCCCCTAAGACTGGTTGCTGGGGGTTGGCCGGCTTCCGTTTCAGGTAAGTGGATACAAAGGATCAGTGTTAGAAATAAAATCCACGATGGGGAAAAAATGGGAGGTGATTCCTATAGGGTTCCCTGTGAAACGGTGGCTCCGGGTGAAGAAGTGCCGGATGAGAATATGTGCATCATTGAATCCATGCCCGTAAAATCCTTGATAACCTATCCCAAATCAGGGGCCATCATAGAGCTAGGCTCTAATTTTCACATATCGGGACATGCTTGGGCCGGAGAACTTGAGGTTTCAGAAATGGAATTTTCCATAGACTTTGGGTCTTCTTGGCAAAAATGTTCATTAAGTCGGCCAGTTAACCGATTGGCTTGGCAACGTTTTGAAAGCAACTTAAAATTCACAAAGAAAGGGTATTATGAAGTATGGGCAAGGGCAACGGACAGTGAAGGAAATAAACAGCCTATGGTCCTTCCAGGATGGAATCCCAAAGGGTATCTTAATAATGCCTGTCATAGGATTGCCGTAAAAGTGGTATAG
- the folE gene encoding GTP cyclohydrolase I FolE, whose protein sequence is MAPYRNLEEYNMEITDGIKEKFASVIDEIGEDKSREGLLKTPERAAKAMLFLTQGYKQDAEEILRGAMFKEDYDDMVIIKDIELYSLCEHHMLPFFGKAHVAYIPNGHIVGLSKIPRIVDVFARRLQVQERLTHDILECINNTLQPKGVAVVIEASHMCMMMRGVQKQNSVTTTSGFRGQFEKIETRNEFLKLISSDLS, encoded by the coding sequence ATGGCTCCATACAGAAATTTAGAGGAATACAATATGGAAATAACCGATGGAATCAAAGAAAAATTTGCATCGGTCATTGATGAAATAGGGGAGGACAAAAGCAGGGAAGGACTTTTAAAAACCCCGGAAAGAGCGGCAAAAGCCATGTTATTCTTGACCCAAGGCTATAAACAGGACGCAGAGGAAATCTTGAGAGGGGCCATGTTCAAGGAAGATTATGATGATATGGTCATCATAAAGGATATTGAGCTATATTCCTTGTGCGAGCATCATATGTTACCATTTTTTGGCAAGGCACACGTTGCCTATATACCAAACGGACATATAGTTGGACTTAGTAAAATCCCTAGAATCGTGGATGTATTTGCACGCAGATTACAGGTGCAGGAACGTCTGACCCATGATATTTTGGAATGCATCAATAATACCTTACAGCCAAAAGGTGTTGCCGTGGTAATCGAGGCTTCCCATATGTGTATGATGATGCGAGGGGTGCAAAAACAGAATTCCGTAACCACAACCTCTGGTTTTAGAGGGCAATTTGAAAAAATAGAGACCCGAAACGAGTTCTTGAAATTGATAAGCTCAGATTTGTCTTAA
- a CDS encoding ABC transporter ATP-binding protein encodes MIKATNIHKYYGELEVLKGVDLHIKQGEIVSIVGASGAGKTTLLQILGTLDVLSNTNDGTLFVNGTETTKLSDKELAKFRNEHIGFIFQFHQLLPEFTAVENVCLPAFIKKMPKGEAEKKAKELLDFLGLSHRYDHKPSELSGGEQQRVAVARALINNPSIIFADEPSGNLDSESADNLHNLFFELREKFGQTFVIVTHNEELAEMADRKLTMVDGKIIDKEVILS; translated from the coding sequence ATGATCAAAGCCACAAACATCCATAAATATTATGGGGAATTGGAAGTACTGAAGGGTGTTGACCTCCACATAAAACAAGGGGAAATCGTTTCCATTGTTGGTGCTTCGGGTGCTGGAAAGACGACACTTTTACAAATTCTGGGCACTTTGGATGTCCTTTCAAATACCAATGACGGGACGTTATTTGTAAACGGAACGGAGACGACCAAATTATCTGACAAGGAGTTGGCCAAGTTTAGAAATGAGCACATTGGTTTTATTTTTCAATTCCATCAACTATTGCCGGAGTTTACGGCGGTGGAAAATGTATGTCTACCTGCATTCATAAAAAAGATGCCCAAAGGGGAGGCCGAAAAAAAAGCCAAGGAGCTGCTTGATTTTTTAGGACTATCCCATCGCTATGACCATAAGCCCTCAGAACTTTCCGGTGGAGAACAGCAAAGAGTGGCAGTGGCCCGCGCACTGATAAATAATCCCTCTATCATTTTTGCCGATGAACCCAGCGGAAACTTGGACTCTGAAAGTGCCGACAATCTTCACAATTTGTTTTTTGAACTTCGCGAAAAATTCGGGCAGACATTTGTAATTGTCACCCACAACGAGGAACTCGCAGAAATGGCCGATAGAAAATTGACCATGGTCGATGGTAAAATTATTGATAAAGAGGTCATACTTTCCTGA
- a CDS encoding CPBP family intramembrane glutamic endopeptidase: MLEEIVLFLKKPVYKEEASTSIHRKLIYIVKLAILAISLSVVLSLLIGLMESIFGLELGKHAMDDFLENYPIIYLLLFAVIGAPLIEELLFRGPMVWFRQSKFFPIAFYVLTAGFGFLHISNYEMSPQNLLLSPILVAPQLAAGLLLGFTRVKFGLLYSILLHALYNLILVGPIFVFKLLDIPM, from the coding sequence ATGCTAGAGGAGATTGTTCTGTTTTTAAAAAAACCGGTTTACAAAGAAGAGGCTTCCACGAGTATACATAGGAAACTCATATATATTGTCAAATTGGCAATACTTGCCATTTCCCTCAGTGTGGTTCTGAGCCTCCTTATTGGTTTAATGGAGTCCATCTTTGGCCTTGAGCTAGGGAAACATGCCATGGACGATTTTCTTGAAAACTACCCCATAATCTACCTTTTACTGTTCGCTGTGATCGGTGCGCCTCTTATAGAGGAATTACTGTTCCGGGGACCTATGGTTTGGTTCAGACAATCAAAATTTTTCCCGATTGCCTTTTATGTCCTGACGGCCGGATTTGGTTTTCTGCATATCTCAAATTACGAGATGAGTCCACAAAATCTGTTGCTATCGCCCATTCTAGTGGCACCCCAATTGGCTGCGGGATTGTTACTTGGGTTCACTAGGGTGAAATTCGGGCTATTATATTCCATCCTCTTGCATGCACTATATAACTTAATTCTTGTCGGTCCCATTTTTGTGTTCAAACTCTTAGATATCCCTATGTAA
- a CDS encoding TIGR02757 family protein, which yields MNKKELKEFLDQKVIEYNNPKFLESDPIQIPHRYNKKEDIEISGFLTATIAWGNRKSIINNAQKMMHLLDDSPHDFVLNHTEADLETMQDFVHRTFNGTDLSYFIRSLKHIFNNYNGLEGIFTQNQGKTSLQPTISVFKEHFFELPFERRTAKHVSDPLKGSAAKRINMYLRWMVRSANTHVDFGLWKGIPASKLSCPLDVHSGNVARKLQVLKRKQNDAKALEELDRNLRKLDPTDPVKYDFALFGLGVFEKF from the coding sequence ATGAACAAAAAGGAACTAAAAGAGTTTTTAGACCAAAAGGTCATCGAATATAACAATCCCAAGTTTTTGGAATCCGATCCCATTCAAATCCCCCATCGGTATAACAAAAAGGAGGACATAGAGATCAGTGGTTTTTTAACGGCGACCATTGCTTGGGGAAATCGCAAAAGTATAATAAACAATGCCCAAAAGATGATGCATCTTTTGGACGATAGCCCTCATGACTTCGTGCTGAACCACACAGAAGCGGATCTGGAAACTATGCAAGACTTTGTCCATAGGACCTTCAATGGCACTGACCTTTCTTACTTTATTAGGAGCCTCAAGCACATCTTTAACAACTACAATGGGCTCGAAGGGATTTTTACCCAAAATCAGGGTAAAACCTCTTTGCAACCCACCATTTCAGTTTTTAAAGAACACTTCTTTGAACTCCCGTTTGAGAGACGTACGGCAAAACATGTGTCCGACCCCTTGAAAGGTTCAGCGGCAAAACGTATCAATATGTACCTACGTTGGATGGTACGTAGTGCCAATACCCATGTCGATTTTGGGCTGTGGAAAGGTATCCCGGCCTCTAAATTGTCCTGCCCTTTGGACGTACATTCCGGCAATGTGGCCCGGAAACTTCAAGTACTCAAACGCAAACAGAATGATGCCAAGGCCTTGGAGGAACTGGACAGGAATCTAAGAAAGTTGGATCCTACCGACCCCGTAAAATATGATTTCGCTCTTTTTGGTTTGGGTGTGTTTGAAAAGTTTTAG
- a CDS encoding cytochrome-c peroxidase, with product MGIKDLGLIMGTTFVLMISCKEDKEPKLLASNDMESVFNESIRAHYFTTLDSTAQFISQMDTLNSIEANRELFLKSREWYKRAEPMLIAYDYENYLSMNAPNLVKVEIDDYQDIKVLHPKSFQVLEELLFAEEGFSNKELNTILEYLKVRIPFVRKNHILINQRDRHHLKMIRDAVVNIATKGISGFDSPMLSNSMKEAVYNYETLAKVIDIYENAFNDKSLYEHWKTEIALTIKDLNASDFDSFDRYAFLKDHTNKQLKLIHLTASDWGISMNTSRTLNPSVANLFNKDFFNMKMFSEQRDPQMTQDRIELGRKLFNDPSLSSTGTISCASCHIKEKAFSDGRKIAIGINNKELQRNTPTLSYAAYQTSFFYDGRSDGLEDQIVNVANNEDEFHIDLKLLEQKVQANADYKVQFDSLYKGTISDLNVRNAIATYIRSLAPFDSKFDRNMQDLEASLTDEEIEGFNLFMGKAACATCHFPPAFNGTVPPKYMETEFENLGVPKTDDFDHPELDEDMGQYFPYKVAEKRNFFKTSTVRNSEVTAPYMHNGVYDNLEDVITFYNVGGGQGMGLDVPNQTLPPDSQGLTDNESKAIIAFLKTLTDKEFESLN from the coding sequence ATGGGAATAAAAGATTTAGGATTGATTATGGGTACCACATTTGTGTTGATGATTTCATGCAAAGAGGATAAGGAACCTAAATTGTTGGCTTCAAATGACATGGAATCCGTATTTAATGAATCCATACGAGCGCATTACTTCACTACTTTGGATAGCACGGCGCAGTTTATTTCGCAAATGGACACCTTAAACTCAATAGAGGCCAATCGGGAATTATTTTTAAAGTCTAGAGAATGGTATAAGAGGGCAGAGCCCATGCTCATCGCTTATGATTATGAAAATTACCTTTCCATGAACGCACCAAACCTAGTAAAGGTAGAAATAGACGATTATCAGGATATTAAGGTGCTTCACCCGAAAAGTTTTCAAGTTTTGGAGGAACTTTTGTTTGCCGAAGAAGGCTTTTCCAACAAGGAATTAAATACCATATTGGAATACTTAAAGGTGCGCATACCTTTTGTTAGAAAGAATCATATCCTGATCAATCAAAGAGATCGACATCACCTCAAGATGATTCGTGATGCCGTGGTAAACATTGCGACCAAGGGCATTTCAGGCTTTGATTCCCCCATGTTGTCAAATTCCATGAAAGAAGCGGTATACAATTACGAAACCCTTGCCAAGGTTATCGATATTTATGAAAATGCCTTCAACGACAAATCCCTCTATGAGCATTGGAAGACCGAAATCGCCTTAACGATAAAGGATTTAAATGCTTCCGATTTTGACAGTTTTGACCGATACGCCTTTTTAAAAGATCACACCAACAAACAATTGAAATTAATCCATTTGACTGCCAGCGATTGGGGGATTTCCATGAACACGTCCCGCACTTTAAATCCTTCCGTTGCCAATCTGTTCAATAAAGACTTTTTCAATATGAAAATGTTTTCGGAACAACGGGATCCGCAAATGACCCAGGATCGTATTGAATTGGGGAGAAAACTCTTCAACGACCCCTCTTTGTCAAGTACCGGAACCATAAGCTGTGCTTCTTGTCATATAAAGGAGAAAGCCTTTTCGGACGGACGGAAAATAGCAATCGGCATTAACAATAAAGAGCTTCAACGAAACACCCCTACGTTAAGTTACGCAGCCTATCAAACCTCGTTCTTTTACGATGGTCGTTCGGATGGTCTCGAGGATCAAATCGTAAACGTAGCGAACAATGAGGACGAGTTTCATATCGATTTAAAACTTTTGGAGCAAAAAGTTCAAGCGAATGCCGATTATAAGGTTCAGTTCGATTCGTTGTACAAGGGTACCATTTCCGACCTGAATGTACGTAACGCCATTGCGACGTACATACGAAGCTTGGCTCCTTTCGATTCCAAATTTGACAGAAATATGCAGGATTTGGAAGCATCACTTACGGACGAGGAAATAGAAGGTTTCAATCTTTTTATGGGCAAGGCTGCATGCGCCACATGTCATTTCCCCCCGGCTTTCAATGGTACGGTTCCTCCCAAATACATGGAAACCGAATTTGAAAATTTAGGGGTACCAAAAACCGATGATTTTGACCACCCGGAATTGGATGAGGATATGGGACAATATTTTCCATATAAGGTGGCAGAGAAACGTAATTTTTTTAAAACATCTACCGTACGAAATAGTGAAGTGACCGCGCCCTACATGCATAATGGCGTGTACGACAACCTGGAAGATGTCATTACTTTTTATAATGTGGGCGGCGGTCAGGGAATGGGACTTGATGTTCCCAATCAGACCCTTCCTCCTGATTCCCAGGGGTTGACGGACAACGAATCAAAGGCCATTATCGCATTCTTAAAAACCCTGACCGATAAGGAATTTGAAAGCCTGAACTAA